The following proteins come from a genomic window of Microbacterium lemovicicum:
- a CDS encoding gluconokinase produces MGTPPQRIVVMGVSASGKSTVGLALAAALGCAFTDADDLHPAANLAKMAGGTPLTDEDRQPWLTAVGRALADADRIVVACSALRRVYRDRIREAAPDAFFVFLDADATVLHARIAARTGHFMPPELLDSQLALLEPLQSDEAGVRIDVDGAPLEVEAAAIAAVQHPPVG; encoded by the coding sequence ATGGGCACACCACCGCAGCGGATCGTCGTGATGGGAGTCTCGGCGTCGGGCAAGAGCACCGTCGGGCTGGCCCTCGCCGCGGCCCTGGGCTGCGCGTTCACCGATGCCGACGACCTCCATCCGGCTGCCAACCTCGCCAAGATGGCCGGGGGCACGCCGCTCACCGACGAGGACCGCCAGCCGTGGCTGACCGCGGTGGGACGGGCGCTGGCCGATGCCGATCGCATCGTGGTGGCGTGCTCGGCGCTGCGTCGGGTCTACCGCGATCGGATCCGGGAGGCCGCACCCGACGCCTTCTTCGTCTTCCTCGACGCCGACGCGACCGTGCTCCATGCGCGCATCGCCGCGCGGACCGGTCACTTCATGCCGCCGGAGCTGCTCGATTCGCAGCTCGCCCTGCTCGAGCCGCTGCAGTCCGACGAGGCGGGCGTCCGCATCGACGTCGACGGCGCCCCGCTCGAGGTGGAGGCCGCCGCGATCGCCGCGGTGCAGCATCCGCCCGTGGGCTGA
- a CDS encoding DUF4118 domain-containing protein, translating to MKRGMLRVLLGAAPGVGKTYEMLEEGRRLLGEGRDVVIAVVETHGRVATAAQAEGLPVLPRRTVSHRGVDLDELDLEGLLERRPQLALVDELAHTNAPGSRHLKRWQDVEEILDAGIDVITTVNVQHIESLGGVVEKITGIAQRETVPDAVVRGADQIEIVDLAPQSLRDRLAAGSVYPAERIDAALSNYFRLGNLTALRELALLWLADEVDSALESYRTEHGIDGAWQARERVVVALTGGSEGETLLRRGARIAARSSGGELLAVHVTSQDGLRAEAPGALAAQRLLVESLGGTYHQVVGGDVARALVAFARSVNATQVVVGVSRRGRLSAALTGPGIGATVIRESGDIDVHMVTHAAAGGRASLPRLSGAALSVRRRILGFVVALAGGPLLSWLLLALGAEDSITTDVLAYQLLVVIVALVGGLWPAVFAAVLSGITLDFLFIEPLYTVTISDPEHALALVLYVVIALLVSLVVDQAARRARAARRALAESELLATIAGSILRGESAVPALVSRTREAFALAGVRLLDAEGAVIATDGEPVRGDVDGAAAVRLPVTSGSGPTAILELHGRVLDASERRLLDVIVAQLASALERSTLTRTAREASALAETDQVRSALLSAVSHDLRRPLAAAVAALGGLRAADGHLSDEDRRELLATADESLTTLTTLVTDLLDVSRIEAGVLGVSVQPTDPAAVILGAVDELHLGPDDVELALDPDLPALAADPVLLQRVVVNVLANAHRFAPEGTRVRVTTSRLGSRAEIRVVDHGPGVEPDRRGEMFSPFQRHGDTDNTTGLGLGLALSKGFAEGMGGTLTPEGTPGGGLTMVIGLPAATAPTGAVSTGGLR from the coding sequence GCGAGGGCCGCGACGTCGTCATCGCGGTCGTCGAGACCCACGGCCGGGTGGCGACCGCCGCGCAGGCGGAGGGTCTTCCGGTGCTGCCGCGCCGGACGGTCTCGCACCGCGGCGTCGACCTCGACGAGCTGGACCTCGAGGGTCTCCTCGAGCGGCGCCCGCAGCTCGCGCTCGTCGACGAGCTCGCGCACACGAACGCGCCGGGCTCGCGCCACCTCAAGCGCTGGCAGGACGTCGAGGAGATCCTCGACGCGGGCATCGACGTCATCACCACCGTCAACGTGCAGCACATCGAGTCGCTCGGCGGCGTCGTCGAGAAGATCACGGGCATCGCCCAGCGCGAGACCGTGCCCGACGCCGTCGTGCGCGGCGCCGATCAGATCGAGATCGTCGACCTCGCGCCGCAGTCCCTGCGTGACCGGCTCGCGGCCGGCTCGGTCTACCCGGCCGAGCGGATCGACGCGGCCCTCTCGAACTACTTCCGCCTCGGCAACCTCACCGCGCTGCGCGAGCTCGCCTTGCTGTGGCTGGCCGACGAGGTCGACAGCGCACTGGAGTCGTACCGCACCGAGCACGGCATCGACGGCGCGTGGCAGGCGCGCGAGCGCGTGGTGGTCGCGCTGACCGGAGGCTCGGAGGGGGAGACCCTGCTGCGCCGCGGTGCCCGCATCGCCGCCCGCTCGTCCGGCGGCGAGCTGCTCGCGGTGCACGTCACCAGCCAGGACGGGCTCCGCGCGGAGGCGCCGGGGGCGCTCGCGGCCCAGCGGCTCCTCGTGGAATCCCTCGGCGGCACCTACCACCAGGTCGTCGGCGGCGACGTCGCGCGCGCCCTGGTCGCCTTCGCGCGCTCGGTCAACGCGACGCAGGTCGTCGTGGGCGTGAGCCGCCGCGGCCGGCTGTCGGCGGCGCTGACCGGACCCGGCATCGGCGCCACCGTGATCCGCGAGTCGGGCGACATCGACGTGCACATGGTGACCCATGCGGCCGCGGGCGGTCGCGCGTCGCTTCCGCGCCTGAGCGGGGCGGCCCTCAGCGTGCGCCGTCGCATCCTGGGCTTCGTCGTGGCGCTCGCCGGCGGGCCGCTGCTGTCGTGGCTGCTGCTCGCCCTCGGCGCCGAGGACTCCATCACCACCGACGTCCTGGCCTATCAGCTGCTCGTCGTCATCGTCGCGCTCGTCGGCGGGCTGTGGCCCGCCGTGTTCGCCGCCGTGCTCTCGGGCATCACCCTCGACTTCCTCTTCATCGAGCCGCTCTACACCGTCACCATCTCCGACCCCGAGCACGCTCTGGCGCTGGTGCTCTACGTCGTGATCGCTCTGCTGGTGAGCCTCGTCGTCGACCAGGCGGCGCGACGGGCGAGGGCCGCCCGCCGTGCGCTTGCCGAATCCGAGCTGCTGGCCACCATCGCCGGGAGCATCCTCCGCGGCGAGAGCGCCGTGCCCGCCCTCGTCAGCCGCACCCGCGAGGCCTTCGCGCTCGCCGGCGTGCGCCTGCTGGACGCCGAGGGCGCCGTCATCGCGACCGACGGCGAGCCGGTGCGCGGCGACGTCGACGGCGCGGCGGCGGTGCGCCTCCCCGTCACCTCCGGATCGGGACCGACCGCGATCCTCGAGTTGCACGGACGCGTGCTGGATGCCTCGGAACGGCGTCTGCTCGACGTCATCGTCGCGCAGCTCGCGTCGGCCCTCGAGCGCTCCACCCTCACCCGCACCGCCCGGGAGGCCAGCGCGCTCGCCGAGACCGACCAGGTGCGCTCCGCGCTCCTCTCCGCGGTGAGCCACGACCTGCGCCGGCCGCTCGCGGCGGCGGTCGCCGCGCTCGGCGGCCTCCGCGCGGCAGACGGGCACCTCTCCGACGAGGATCGCCGCGAGCTGCTGGCCACCGCGGACGAGAGCCTCACGACCCTGACCACCCTCGTCACCGACCTCCTCGACGTCAGCCGCATCGAGGCGGGCGTGCTGGGCGTCTCGGTGCAGCCGACCGATCCCGCCGCCGTCATCCTCGGCGCCGTCGACGAGCTGCACCTCGGCCCCGACGACGTCGAGCTGGCGCTGGACCCCGACCTCCCGGCGCTCGCCGCCGATCCGGTGCTCCTGCAGCGCGTGGTCGTCAACGTCCTCGCGAACGCCCACCGCTTCGCGCCCGAGGGCACGCGGGTGCGCGTCACGACCAGCCGTCTCGGCTCACGGGCCGAGATCCGCGTCGTCGACCACGGGCCGGGGGTGGAGCCCGATCGCCGCGGCGAGATGTTCTCGCCGTTCCAGCGGCACGGCGACACCGACAACACCACCGGCCTCGGGCTGGGGCTCGCGCTGTCGAAGGGCTTCGCCGAGGGGATGGGCGGCACACTCACCCCCGAGGGCACGCCGGGCGGCGGCCTCACGATGGTCATCGGTCTGCCGGCGGCGACCGCGCCCACCGGCGCCGTGTCGACGGGAGGCCTGCGGTGA
- a CDS encoding response regulator, with protein MKILIADDDPQLVRALRITLSAHGYEVVAAADGEAAVTLAAQHHPDVVLLDLGMPKLDGVRVIEALRGWSDAPILVVSGRTGSADKVEALDAGADDYVTKPFQIDELLARLRALGRRSAAASSPSEPVIGFGDVVVDLAAKAVTRAGVRVHLTPTEWRMLEFLARNPGVLVTRQTLLKEIWGSEQVADSGYLRLYMSQLRKKLEPDPARPVHLLTEQGMGYRLVP; from the coding sequence GTGAAGATCCTGATCGCGGACGACGATCCGCAGCTCGTGCGCGCGCTCCGCATCACCCTGTCGGCCCACGGCTACGAGGTCGTGGCCGCGGCGGACGGCGAGGCGGCGGTGACGCTCGCCGCCCAGCACCACCCCGACGTGGTGCTCCTCGACCTCGGGATGCCGAAGCTCGACGGCGTCCGGGTGATCGAGGCGCTGCGCGGCTGGAGCGACGCCCCGATCCTGGTCGTCTCAGGTCGCACCGGCTCGGCAGACAAGGTCGAGGCGCTCGATGCCGGCGCCGACGACTACGTCACCAAGCCGTTCCAGATCGACGAGCTGCTCGCGCGGCTGCGCGCCCTCGGGCGGCGGAGCGCCGCGGCATCCTCCCCGTCGGAGCCGGTCATCGGCTTCGGCGACGTCGTGGTGGATCTCGCCGCGAAGGCGGTGACGCGGGCAGGCGTCCGCGTGCACCTGACGCCGACGGAGTGGCGGATGCTGGAGTTCCTCGCCCGCAATCCGGGTGTGCTCGTCACACGTCAGACGCTGCTGAAGGAGATCTGGGGCAGCGAGCAGGTCGCCGACTCGGGCTATCTGCGGCTGTACATGTCGCAGCTGCGGAAGAAGCTCGAGCCGGATCCCGCCCGTCCCGTCCACCTCCTCACCGAGCAGGGGATGGGCTACCGCCTCGTTCCGTGA